In Micromonospora sp. WMMA1363, a genomic segment contains:
- a CDS encoding IS3 family transposase, which produces MIDAAITELTPLIGIRTACRATGRPQANHYRRHRQTPAPPRPGREPRPQPRALSAAERDSVRALLNSPDFADMAPAAVYHTLLDEGVYVASVSSMYRILRAHGEVRERRRHAVHPPKVKPELIADAPNRVWSWDITKLRGPAKRDFYHLYSVIDIYSRYTVAWLLAEREDAALAERLLSDAITKQGVAREQLTIHADRGTSMASKTVAQMMADLGVTKSHSRPRCSNDNPFSEAQFKTLKYRPDFPDRFGSVQDARAHCRAFFTWYNTIHRHSGIGWHTPHDVHHGHARQVRDVRADVLTAAYTRNPERFVRGIPQPPALPTTAWINKPEDTTTQSTNP; this is translated from the coding sequence ATGATCGACGCTGCGATCACCGAACTGACGCCGCTGATCGGCATCCGGACGGCGTGCCGAGCCACCGGCCGGCCGCAGGCCAACCATTACCGCCGGCACCGCCAGACGCCTGCGCCACCGCGGCCGGGGCGTGAACCCAGGCCGCAGCCACGTGCCCTGAGCGCGGCCGAGCGTGACAGCGTCCGGGCGTTGCTCAACAGCCCGGACTTCGCCGACATGGCCCCCGCGGCCGTCTACCACACCCTCCTCGACGAGGGCGTGTACGTGGCGTCGGTGTCGAGCATGTACCGGATCCTGCGTGCCCACGGCGAAGTCAGGGAGCGCCGCCGTCACGCGGTGCACCCGCCGAAGGTCAAGCCCGAACTGATCGCCGACGCCCCCAATCGCGTGTGGTCGTGGGACATCACCAAGCTGCGCGGCCCGGCCAAGCGGGACTTCTACCACCTCTACAGCGTGATCGACATCTACAGCCGTTACACCGTCGCGTGGCTGCTCGCCGAGCGCGAGGACGCCGCCCTGGCCGAACGGCTGCTGTCCGACGCGATCACCAAGCAGGGCGTCGCGCGTGAGCAGTTGACCATCCACGCCGACCGCGGCACCTCAATGGCGTCCAAGACGGTCGCGCAGATGATGGCCGACCTCGGCGTGACCAAGTCCCACTCCCGGCCCAGGTGCAGCAACGACAACCCGTTCTCCGAGGCCCAGTTCAAGACCCTGAAGTACCGGCCCGACTTCCCCGACCGCTTCGGCAGCGTCCAGGACGCCCGAGCTCACTGCCGCGCCTTCTTCACCTGGTACAACACCATCCACCGGCACTCCGGCATCGGCTGGCACACCCCACACGACGTCCACCACGGCCACGCCCGGCAGGTCCGCGATGTCCGCGCCGACGTCCTGACCGCCGCCTACACCCGCAACCCCGAACGATTCGTCCGCGGCATCCCGCAACCACCCGCCCTGCCCACCACCGCGTGGATCAACAAGCCCGAGGACACCACGACTCAGTCAACGAACCCCTGA
- a CDS encoding NUDIX hydrolase — MPDNSMADDRPLYERDPDAWQAYLAEGNAKQARKRVGADALIRNEQGHVLLVNPRYKPDWDLPGGMAEANEPPHQAAEREIREELGLELKVNKLLVVDWVPPHGPGPDPV, encoded by the coding sequence GTGCCAGACAACTCGATGGCGGATGACCGCCCGCTCTACGAGCGGGATCCCGATGCGTGGCAGGCGTACCTCGCAGAAGGCAACGCAAAGCAGGCACGCAAGCGAGTCGGCGCAGATGCCCTGATCAGAAACGAGCAAGGCCATGTGTTGCTCGTCAACCCCCGGTATAAGCCGGATTGGGACCTACCTGGCGGCATGGCCGAGGCGAACGAGCCGCCTCATCAGGCCGCGGAGCGCGAGATCCGCGAGGAACTCGGTCTCGAGCTGAAGGTCAACAAGCTTCTGGTGGTCGATTGGGTGCCCCCGCACGGCCCTGGGCCTGACCCTGTTTGA
- a CDS encoding IS3 family transposase has product MNVYPFIEAEKARPDGNVKRSCELLEVSRSAYYQHRAGPSRRERDDADLAARIAQIHADSAGTYGAPRVRAELAAQGRRHSGKRVARLMRGAGLCGRTPKRWRTTTVPDPGAALSADLIRRDFDVAAGRVDTRWCGDITYIHTWEGWLYLATVIDIASRRVVGWATADHLRTDLPAQALSNAIAVRRPTGPVIFHSDRGCQYTSAQYARLADRNGVRLSVGGRGQCWDNAVAESFFATIKTELLDRRAWPTRAAARAAIFEWIEGWYNTRRRHSTLDYMSPAEYEATAYSRRPTSKVA; this is encoded by the coding sequence GTGAACGTGTACCCGTTCATCGAGGCGGAGAAGGCGCGGCCCGACGGGAACGTGAAGCGTTCCTGTGAGCTGCTGGAGGTCTCCCGGTCCGCCTACTACCAGCACCGTGCCGGGCCGTCGCGGCGGGAACGCGACGACGCAGACCTCGCCGCCCGCATCGCGCAGATCCACGCCGACTCGGCCGGCACCTACGGCGCACCCCGGGTCCGCGCCGAACTCGCCGCCCAGGGGCGGCGGCACTCCGGCAAGCGGGTCGCCCGGCTGATGCGGGGCGCCGGGTTGTGCGGCCGCACGCCGAAGCGGTGGCGCACCACGACCGTGCCCGACCCGGGGGCGGCGTTGTCGGCGGACCTGATCCGCCGGGACTTCGACGTCGCCGCCGGCCGGGTCGACACCCGCTGGTGCGGCGACATCACCTACATCCACACGTGGGAGGGCTGGCTGTACCTCGCCACCGTCATCGACATCGCCTCACGCCGGGTTGTGGGCTGGGCGACCGCCGACCACCTACGGACCGATCTGCCCGCTCAGGCGTTGTCCAACGCGATCGCCGTCCGACGCCCGACCGGGCCGGTGATCTTCCACAGCGACCGGGGTTGCCAGTACACGAGTGCGCAGTACGCCCGGCTGGCCGACCGCAACGGGGTGCGGTTGTCGGTCGGTGGGCGGGGTCAGTGCTGGGACAACGCCGTCGCGGAGTCGTTCTTCGCCACGATCAAGACCGAACTGCTCGACCGGAGGGCGTGGCCGACCCGGGCCGCCGCCCGTGCGGCGATCTTCGAGTGGATCGAGGGGTGGTACAACACCCGCCGCCGCCATTCCACCCTGGACTACATGAGCCCGGCCGAGTATGAGGCGACGGCCTATTCCCGCAGGCCAACGAGCAAGGTAGCGTGA
- a CDS encoding right-handed parallel beta-helix repeat-containing protein encodes MPCDPNALIAAITTANSAGGGTLDLARKCTYTLTANQDGNGLPVIVQPITIKGNGSTIARAANADQFRFFEIDSGGILRLKHLTLTRGKTAEDDDGGAVYVNVGGKLDLDHTTLDNNTVDDVGSDDGGAVFNDGGIVTIRSSTLKNNSASLGGAIFTGVGELTVTTSKLISNTSDLDGGAIYGDLDTVTVSKSRISHNHAGSDGGGIYSFEGALKIDRSAVTHNTAGFDGGGIFKNEDSIFVFKSTIAGNLAADDGGGMFLDDDGANITESKILNNTAADGDGGGVYVFYVIGDTAAFRRTVISGNQALGADSTGGGIHIEAATGVVALTDVKITNNTATDPAGGVENNGTVTSTGKVIIVDNVPTNCANGGNPVPGCFG; translated from the coding sequence GTGCCGTGTGATCCGAACGCGTTGATCGCGGCGATCACCACCGCCAACAGTGCGGGTGGCGGCACCCTGGACCTGGCCCGTAAGTGCACCTACACCCTCACCGCCAACCAGGACGGCAACGGACTACCCGTGATCGTTCAGCCGATCACGATCAAGGGGAACGGGTCCACCATCGCCCGCGCCGCCAACGCCGACCAGTTCCGCTTCTTCGAGATCGACTCCGGCGGTATCCTGCGGCTGAAGCACCTCACCCTCACCCGCGGCAAGACCGCCGAGGACGATGACGGTGGCGCCGTCTACGTCAACGTCGGTGGGAAACTCGACCTCGACCACACCACCCTGGACAACAACACCGTCGACGACGTCGGTTCGGACGACGGCGGGGCGGTCTTCAACGACGGTGGCATCGTCACCATCCGCTCCAGCACCCTGAAGAACAACTCCGCCTCCCTGGGTGGCGCCATCTTCACCGGAGTCGGCGAGCTCACCGTCACCACGTCGAAACTCATCTCCAACACCTCCGACCTCGACGGCGGCGCCATCTACGGCGACTTGGACACCGTCACGGTCAGCAAGAGCCGGATCAGCCACAACCACGCCGGCTCCGATGGTGGCGGAATCTACAGCTTCGAGGGTGCACTAAAGATCGACCGCAGCGCCGTCACCCACAACACCGCGGGATTCGACGGCGGCGGCATCTTCAAGAATGAGGACTCGATATTCGTGTTCAAGAGCACCATCGCCGGTAACCTCGCCGCCGACGATGGCGGCGGCATGTTCCTCGACGACGATGGGGCGAACATCACAGAGAGCAAGATCCTCAACAACACCGCAGCCGACGGAGACGGCGGAGGCGTCTACGTCTTCTACGTCATCGGCGACACGGCGGCGTTCCGGCGCACGGTGATCAGCGGCAACCAGGCCCTCGGTGCCGACAGCACGGGCGGCGGCATCCACATCGAAGCCGCCACCGGTGTCGTCGCGCTCACCGACGTCAAGATCACCAACAACACCGCCACGGACCCCGCCGGCGGCGTCGAGAACAACGGCACCGTCACCAGCACCGGTAAGGTCATCATCGTCGACAACGTGCCCACCAACTGCGCCAACGGTGGCAACCCCGTCCCCGGCTGCTTCGGCTGA
- the proC gene encoding pyrroline-5-carboxylate reductase: protein MAGSVHTVAVIGAGKIGELMLSGLLRSGWPVDRLLATARRPVRAEELAARYGVRVVDNLTAVGEAEVLAVAVKPQDADALLAEIGPKVPADKLVISLCAGLPTAFFSRRLPEGTPVVRVMTNTPALVDEAMTAISAGAHATGAHLALAEEMFSPLGTTIRVPESQQDAVTALSGSGPAYFYLLVEAMIDAGILLGLPRQVAHELIVQTAIGSAVMLRDSGEHPVKLREAVTSPAGTTISAIRELEHHGVRAALLAALEAARDRARELAAQAD, encoded by the coding sequence ATGGCGGGTTCGGTGCACACGGTCGCGGTCATCGGGGCGGGCAAGATCGGCGAGCTGATGCTCTCCGGTCTGCTGCGTTCGGGCTGGCCGGTGGACCGCCTCCTGGCCACCGCCCGCCGACCGGTCCGGGCGGAGGAACTCGCGGCCCGCTACGGCGTCCGGGTGGTCGACAACCTGACCGCAGTGGGCGAGGCCGAGGTGCTGGCGGTCGCGGTCAAGCCGCAGGACGCCGACGCGCTGCTGGCGGAGATCGGGCCCAAGGTGCCCGCCGACAAGCTGGTCATCTCGCTCTGCGCCGGTCTGCCGACCGCCTTCTTCAGTCGCCGGTTGCCGGAGGGTACCCCGGTGGTGCGGGTGATGACCAACACCCCGGCGCTGGTCGACGAGGCGATGACCGCGATCTCCGCCGGGGCACACGCCACCGGAGCGCACCTGGCGCTGGCCGAGGAGATGTTCTCCCCGCTCGGCACCACCATCCGGGTGCCGGAGTCGCAGCAGGACGCGGTGACCGCGCTGTCCGGCTCCGGCCCGGCGTACTTCTATCTGCTGGTCGAGGCCATGATCGACGCGGGGATTTTGCTCGGCCTGCCCCGGCAGGTGGCGCACGAGCTGATCGTGCAGACCGCCATCGGCTCCGCGGTGATGCTGCGCGACTCCGGCGAGCACCCGGTCAAGCTCCGCGAGGCGGTCACCTCGCCGGCCGGCACCACCATTTCCGCCATCCGCGAGCTGGAGCACCACGGTGTGCGGGCGGCGCTGTTGGCCGCGCTGGAGGCGGCCCGCGACCGCGCTCGTGAGCTCGCCGCCCAGGCGGACTGA
- a CDS encoding ATP-dependent 6-phosphofructokinase, which produces MRIGVLTGGGDCPGLNAVIRSVVRKGVTNYNHEFVGFRDGWKGPLEGLSRPLGIAEVRGILPRGGTILGSSRTNPFKIENGVERIKENLAAQGVDALIAIGGEDTLGVATKLHELGVNVVGVPKTIDNDLGATDYTFGFDTAVNIAMEAIDRLHTTAESHHRTLVVEVMGRHAGWIALHAGLAGGANVILLPERQFDVEQVAGYVEKRFQHQYAPIVVVAEGAHPLEGQMVLHNQELDAFGHVRLGGVGQWLAEQLEARTGKEARTVVLGHIQRGGTPTAFDRVLATRLGLHAIDAAHEGDWGRMVAMQGTDIVRVPLAEATRELKTVPLERYAEAEVFFGS; this is translated from the coding sequence ATGCGTATCGGCGTGCTCACCGGCGGTGGCGACTGCCCAGGTCTCAACGCGGTGATCCGGTCGGTGGTCCGCAAGGGCGTCACCAACTACAACCACGAGTTCGTGGGCTTCCGGGATGGTTGGAAGGGCCCGCTGGAGGGGCTGTCCCGCCCGCTGGGCATCGCCGAGGTCCGCGGCATCCTGCCGCGAGGCGGCACCATCCTCGGCTCGTCACGGACCAACCCGTTCAAGATCGAAAACGGGGTCGAGCGGATCAAGGAGAACCTCGCCGCCCAGGGCGTGGACGCGCTCATCGCGATCGGCGGTGAGGACACCCTCGGCGTGGCGACCAAGCTGCACGAGCTGGGCGTCAACGTGGTCGGCGTGCCGAAGACCATCGACAACGATCTCGGTGCCACCGACTACACCTTCGGCTTCGACACCGCGGTGAACATCGCCATGGAGGCGATCGACCGGCTGCACACCACCGCCGAGAGCCACCACCGCACCCTGGTCGTCGAGGTGATGGGCCGGCACGCCGGCTGGATCGCCCTGCACGCCGGTCTCGCCGGGGGCGCCAACGTGATCCTGCTCCCGGAGCGGCAGTTCGACGTCGAGCAGGTCGCCGGGTACGTCGAGAAGCGCTTCCAGCACCAGTACGCCCCGATTGTCGTGGTCGCCGAGGGCGCCCACCCGCTCGAGGGGCAGATGGTCCTGCACAACCAGGAGCTGGACGCGTTCGGCCACGTCCGGCTCGGCGGCGTCGGCCAGTGGCTGGCCGAGCAGTTGGAGGCCAGGACCGGCAAGGAGGCCCGCACGGTCGTGCTCGGCCACATCCAGCGCGGTGGCACCCCGACCGCCTTCGACCGGGTGCTCGCCACCCGGCTGGGCCTGCACGCGATCGACGCGGCGCACGAGGGTGACTGGGGCAGGATGGTCGCCATGCAGGGCACGGACATCGTCCGGGTCCCGCTCGCCGAGGCGACCCGCGAGCTGAAGACCGTGCCGCTGGAGCGGTACGCCGAGGCCGAGGTCTTCTTCGGCAGCTGA
- a CDS encoding polyadenylate-specific 3'-exoribonuclease AS, whose amino-acid sequence MVYRYFYDCEFIEDGHIVELVSIGVVDEYGREFYAVSTEFDDARAVPWVRRNVLDKLPSPADRAWRSRERIRDDLLDFFLEPVRDRPGEQLELWAWYAAYDHVALAQLWGAMPALPREIPRFTKELRQLWDDRGRPSLPDADAARHDALVDARHNLARWRAMTGSGQR is encoded by the coding sequence ATGGTCTACCGCTACTTCTACGACTGCGAATTCATCGAGGATGGTCACATCGTCGAGCTGGTGTCGATCGGCGTCGTCGACGAGTACGGACGCGAGTTCTACGCCGTCTCCACCGAGTTCGACGACGCCCGGGCCGTGCCGTGGGTGCGCCGCAACGTGCTCGACAAGCTGCCGTCGCCCGCCGACCGGGCCTGGCGCTCCCGGGAGCGGATCCGCGACGACCTGCTGGACTTCTTCCTCGAGCCGGTCCGCGACCGGCCCGGCGAGCAGTTGGAGCTCTGGGCCTGGTACGCCGCGTACGACCACGTGGCCCTCGCCCAGTTGTGGGGGGCGATGCCGGCGTTGCCCCGAGAGATCCCCCGGTTCACCAAGGAACTGCGTCAACTCTGGGACGACCGGGGTCGTCCGTCGCTGCCGGACGCCGACGCGGCGCGGCACGACGCCCTGGTTGACGCGCGGCACAACCTTGCGCGCTGGCGGGCGATGACCGGTTCGGGGCAGCGCTGA
- a CDS encoding Crp/Fnr family transcriptional regulator yields the protein MEVRLPEPGDALTGVEMFAGLEPEVRQRVIAAAVPRTYRKGQLLFVENDPGESLIVLRRGAVAVFRTAPTGERAILTVMRPPDVLGEVSLLDASTRSTSAEAIEDTAALALSRGAFMDLVHSNPRILDAVMRSLGGLIRRLTEQNADHVFLDLPGRVAKTLVRLAGESQAPMITIELNQSQLAEMAGGSRQSVNQAIGSFASRGWLRTEGRRIVVTDVASLRRRAGMSDR from the coding sequence GTGGAGGTGCGCCTGCCGGAGCCGGGTGACGCGCTCACGGGTGTCGAGATGTTCGCCGGGCTCGAGCCGGAGGTGCGGCAGCGGGTGATCGCCGCCGCCGTCCCGCGTACCTACCGTAAGGGTCAATTGCTCTTCGTGGAGAACGATCCCGGCGAGTCGCTGATCGTGCTGCGGCGGGGTGCGGTGGCCGTGTTCCGGACGGCACCGACCGGCGAGCGAGCCATCCTGACCGTGATGCGACCGCCGGACGTGCTGGGTGAGGTGTCACTGCTGGACGCCTCGACCCGCTCGACCTCCGCCGAGGCCATCGAGGACACGGCGGCGCTGGCGCTGAGCCGGGGCGCGTTCATGGACCTGGTCCATTCCAACCCGCGGATCCTGGACGCGGTGATGCGTTCTCTCGGCGGGCTGATCCGTCGGCTCACCGAGCAGAACGCCGACCACGTCTTCCTCGACCTGCCCGGCCGGGTGGCCAAGACGCTGGTGCGGCTGGCCGGCGAGAGCCAGGCCCCGATGATCACAATCGAGCTCAACCAGAGCCAGCTCGCCGAGATGGCCGGCGGCTCCCGACAGAGCGTCAACCAGGCGATCGGCTCCTTCGCCAGCCGGGGCTGGCTGCGCACCGAGGGCCGCCGCATCGTGGTCACCGACGTGGCGTCGCTGCGCCGCCGTGCCGGCATGAGCGATCGCTGA
- a CDS encoding lysophospholipid acyltransferase family protein: MLYWLLKYVILGPLLRLIFRPQVEGLHHVPAAGPVILASNHLSFSDSIFTPLIVPRKVTFVAKAEYFTGRGIKGWLTKMFFVGTGTIPVDRSGGRAARAALDTQLTILRAGGVAGIYPEGTRSPDGRLYRGKTGVARLALESGAPVVPVVMLNLDEIQPPGKIIPRVQRVRIRFGSPLGFSRYTGMAGDRFVERAVTDEIMYELMELSGREYIDMYAQKAKKQLPPPTPAAREAVAA, from the coding sequence GTGCTGTACTGGCTGCTGAAGTACGTCATCCTTGGGCCGCTGTTGAGGCTGATCTTCCGTCCGCAGGTGGAGGGTCTGCACCACGTGCCGGCGGCCGGCCCGGTGATCCTGGCCAGCAACCATCTCTCCTTCTCCGACTCGATCTTCACGCCGCTGATCGTGCCGAGGAAGGTCACCTTTGTCGCCAAGGCGGAGTACTTCACCGGCCGGGGGATCAAGGGTTGGCTGACGAAGATGTTCTTCGTCGGCACCGGCACCATCCCGGTGGACCGCTCGGGTGGTCGGGCGGCCCGGGCGGCGCTGGACACCCAGCTCACGATCCTGCGGGCCGGCGGCGTGGCCGGCATCTATCCGGAGGGCACCCGCTCGCCGGACGGGCGGCTCTACCGGGGTAAGACCGGCGTGGCCCGGCTCGCGTTGGAGAGCGGTGCCCCGGTGGTGCCGGTGGTGATGCTCAACCTCGACGAGATCCAGCCCCCGGGAAAGATCATTCCAAGGGTCCAGCGGGTCCGGATCCGTTTCGGCTCGCCGCTGGGCTTCTCCCGCTACACGGGGATGGCTGGGGACCGGTTCGTCGAGCGTGCGGTCACCGACGAGATCATGTACGAGCTGATGGAGCTGTCCGGCCGGGAGTACATCGACATGTACGCCCAGAAGGCCAAGAAGCAGCTTCCGCCGCCCACCCCCGCCGCCCGGGAAGCGGTCGCGGCCTGA